A DNA window from Rhodococcus sp. Z13 contains the following coding sequences:
- a CDS encoding GNAT family N-acetyltransferase codes for MHERILTDGTVVLSPPRAADVDAITEACRDPEIARWTTVPDPYTRADAVHFVGTVVPDKWAKGFPDWAVRTEPDGRVCGMVGFVPREGDDLEIGYWIASTARGRGLATAAVRLACGFAFAADGMGVRRIGWRAFVGNHASAAVARRVGFRFEGITPAGLLQRGVPRDVWVAGLSADDPPGPADGWPLRPERRLR; via the coding sequence ATGCACGAACGCATCCTGACCGACGGCACGGTGGTGCTCTCACCACCGCGGGCGGCGGACGTGGACGCGATCACCGAGGCGTGCCGGGACCCGGAGATCGCCCGGTGGACCACCGTGCCCGATCCCTACACCCGCGCCGACGCGGTGCACTTCGTCGGGACGGTGGTGCCCGACAAGTGGGCGAAGGGCTTCCCCGACTGGGCGGTTCGCACCGAGCCGGACGGAAGGGTGTGCGGCATGGTCGGTTTCGTGCCGCGCGAGGGCGACGACCTGGAGATCGGTTACTGGATCGCATCGACGGCTCGCGGTCGCGGCCTGGCCACCGCCGCGGTACGTCTGGCGTGCGGATTCGCCTTCGCCGCCGACGGAATGGGAGTGCGGCGGATCGGATGGCGCGCGTTCGTCGGCAACCACGCATCCGCGGCGGTCGCACGACGGGTGGGTTTCCGGTTCGAGGGGATCACCCCGGCAGGACTGCTCCAGCGTGGTGTACCGCGGGACGTGTGGGTCGCCGGTCTGTCGGCCGACGACCCACCGGGTCCCGCGGACGGCTGGCCGCTCCGACCCGAGCGCCGGCTCAGGTGA
- a CDS encoding DUF3239 domain-containing protein has protein sequence MRRFEFPVDLPHAKAVNQTLADVRRLRWSAVVVGLLCAAGTVGLVLLGQTWSYIVAAVLAVAALTSLWVALWAPRKVGTIEQLYHDSPLVPAIVAATRARGLTLLALVDIAKPDTQGRHFALVTRKMEAIPGHRAVIGERVPCVAVLSDRTTRNDSGMWQMVGPMPIAWGTRDRKVIADAAAQIPEAEWRVLKEQVKKVDEIDATTDRRLELDSKDLPPELR, from the coding sequence GTGCGTCGTTTCGAGTTCCCCGTCGACCTGCCCCACGCGAAGGCTGTCAACCAGACCCTCGCCGACGTCCGCCGCCTGCGCTGGTCCGCGGTGGTCGTCGGCCTGTTGTGTGCCGCCGGCACGGTCGGTCTCGTCCTGCTCGGTCAGACCTGGTCCTACATCGTCGCCGCGGTGCTCGCGGTCGCGGCGCTGACCTCGCTGTGGGTGGCGCTGTGGGCGCCGCGCAAGGTGGGCACGATCGAGCAGCTGTACCACGACAGTCCGCTGGTCCCGGCCATCGTCGCGGCCACCCGCGCGCGCGGTCTGACGCTTCTCGCCCTGGTGGACATCGCGAAACCGGACACGCAGGGCAGGCATTTCGCGCTCGTCACCCGCAAGATGGAGGCGATCCCCGGTCACCGCGCGGTGATCGGTGAGCGGGTGCCGTGCGTGGCGGTGCTGTCCGACCGCACCACCCGCAACGATTCCGGGATGTGGCAGATGGTCGGCCCGATGCCGATCGCGTGGGGCACCCGCGACCGGAAGGTCATCGCCGACGCGGCCGCGCAGATCCCCGAGGCCGAGTGGCGGGTGCTGAAGGAACAGGTGAAGAAGGTCGACGAGATCGATGCCACCACCGACCGCCGGCTCGAGCTCGACAGCAAGGACCTTCCCCCCGAACTGCGCTGA
- a CDS encoding CitMHS family transporter: MLVVLGFLMVATFMYLIMSKRATPVVGLILVPVAFGLIAGAGTGIGDMIVDGVESLAPTAALLFFAIIFFGIMIDVGLFDPLVRLILRLVRDDPTRLVVGTAVLAMIVSLDGDGSTTFIITTSALLPLYLKLKVSPVVLTVVAGLANATMNIIPWGGPTVRAASALGLSPSEVFVPMIPSLVVGLLVVLGFAAHLGVVERRRIGRLTWKPDTMPLGAGPSGVGTTLGRDAAGTDGEIGRFAAGLDPDRPTLRPRLLPFNAILTVALLVVLVLDVLLIPVLFMIAAGLALAVNFPRVADQSAAIARHSSSIVSVVAMVLAAAVLTGVFQGTGMVESMALWLTGVIPDALGPFLAVIAGLLSIPMTFFMTNDAFYFGVLPVLAETATQYGIEPVEMARASITGQPVHMQSPLVPAILLLVTLAGVPLADHHRKVLWRAGIVSVVMLVVGVLLGQIPLG; encoded by the coding sequence ATGCTCGTCGTCCTCGGCTTCCTGATGGTCGCCACCTTCATGTACCTGATCATGTCGAAACGGGCCACACCGGTCGTCGGCCTGATCCTGGTCCCCGTCGCGTTCGGGCTGATCGCCGGTGCCGGCACCGGGATCGGCGACATGATCGTCGACGGCGTCGAAAGTCTCGCCCCCACGGCGGCACTGCTGTTCTTCGCGATCATCTTCTTCGGGATCATGATCGACGTGGGTCTGTTCGACCCGCTCGTCCGGCTCATCCTGCGGCTCGTGCGCGACGACCCGACGCGGCTGGTGGTCGGCACCGCGGTGCTGGCGATGATCGTCTCCCTCGACGGGGACGGGTCCACGACCTTCATCATCACCACCTCCGCGCTGCTGCCCCTCTACCTGAAACTGAAGGTCAGCCCCGTCGTCCTCACCGTCGTCGCCGGCCTGGCGAACGCCACGATGAACATCATCCCGTGGGGTGGGCCGACGGTCCGTGCGGCCAGCGCGCTCGGACTGTCCCCGTCCGAGGTGTTCGTCCCGATGATCCCCTCGCTCGTCGTCGGCCTCCTCGTCGTGCTCGGCTTCGCCGCCCATCTGGGTGTCGTCGAACGCCGCCGCATCGGCCGGCTCACGTGGAAGCCCGACACGATGCCGCTCGGTGCCGGCCCGTCCGGGGTGGGCACGACCCTCGGCAGGGACGCCGCCGGAACCGACGGGGAGATCGGGCGGTTCGCCGCCGGACTCGACCCCGACCGCCCCACTCTGCGCCCGCGGTTGCTGCCCTTCAACGCGATCCTCACGGTGGCGCTGCTCGTCGTCCTCGTCCTCGACGTCCTGCTGATCCCCGTGCTGTTCATGATCGCCGCGGGTCTCGCGCTGGCCGTGAACTTCCCGCGCGTCGCCGACCAGTCCGCCGCGATCGCCCGGCATTCGTCGAGCATCGTGTCGGTCGTCGCGATGGTGCTCGCCGCGGCCGTGCTGACCGGTGTGTTCCAGGGCACCGGCATGGTCGAGTCCATGGCGCTGTGGCTCACCGGTGTCATCCCCGACGCGCTCGGCCCGTTCCTCGCCGTCATCGCCGGTCTGCTCAGCATCCCCATGACCTTCTTCATGACCAACGACGCCTTCTACTTCGGTGTGCTGCCCGTCCTGGCGGAGACGGCGACGCAGTACGGCATCGAACCGGTCGAGATGGCCCGCGCGTCGATCACCGGACAGCCCGTGCACATGCAGAGCCCCCTCGTCCCCGCGATCCTGCTGCTGGTGACCCTCGCCGGGGTGCCGCTGGCCGACCACCACCGCAAGGTGCTGTGGCGTGCCGGGATCGTCTCGGTGGTGATGCTCGTCGTCGGTGTGCTGCTCGGGCAGATCCCGCTCGGCTGA
- a CDS encoding response regulator, translated as MGGTDLRVLVVEDDFRVAELHASVVSGVPGFTVTAVAGSIAAARDAIRDAPVDLALVDVYLPDGCGVDLIRSLDCDSFVLGAAGDGTTVRAALAAGTLVYLVKPFASTELARRLAAYAQYRRVVAGDELTQTEIDTALASLRPVLPTARTPASQSVTKDLVLQALRESSQPLSAGEVAATIGVSRATAQRYLAALVAKGQLRMQLRYGTTGRPEQEYLLR; from the coding sequence ATGGGCGGAACGGATCTGAGGGTGCTCGTCGTCGAGGACGACTTCCGGGTCGCGGAACTGCACGCGTCCGTGGTGTCGGGAGTGCCCGGCTTCACGGTCACCGCGGTCGCCGGGAGCATCGCCGCGGCCCGCGACGCGATCCGGGACGCGCCCGTCGACCTCGCCCTCGTCGACGTGTACCTGCCGGACGGCTGCGGCGTCGACCTGATCCGCAGTCTCGACTGCGACAGCTTCGTGCTCGGCGCCGCCGGCGACGGCACGACGGTGCGGGCCGCGCTCGCCGCCGGCACCCTGGTGTATCTGGTCAAACCGTTCGCGAGCACCGAGCTGGCCCGGCGCCTCGCGGCCTACGCACAGTACCGCCGGGTCGTCGCGGGCGACGAACTCACCCAGACCGAAATCGACACGGCGCTGGCCTCTTTGCGTCCGGTTCTGCCGACCGCCCGGACCCCGGCCTCGCAGTCGGTGACCAAAGACCTCGTGCTGCAAGCACTCCGGGAATCCTCGCAACCCCTGTCGGCGGGGGAGGTGGCCGCGACCATCGGGGTGTCGCGCGCCACGGCCCAGCGTTATCTCGCGGCGCTCGTCGCGAAGGGACAGCTGCGAATGCAGTTGCGCTACGGCACGACCGGCCGCCCCGAGCAGGAATACCTCCTCCGCTGA
- a CDS encoding DNA repair helicase XPB, which yields MADGPLIVQSDKTVLLEVDHERANQARQAIAPFAELERAPEHIHTYRITPLALWNARAAGHDAEQVVDALVTHSRFAVPQALLVDIVDTMSRYGRLQLVKHPAHGLCLVSLDRAVLEEVMRNKKMAPMLGARIDDDTVLVHPSERGRVKQLLLKIGWPAEDLAGYVDGEAHPISLDFETHPWKLRDYQEMAADSFWDGGSGVVVLPCGAGKTMVGAAAMAKAGATTLILVTNTVAGRQWKRELIARTSLTEDEIGEYSGEKKEIRPVTIATYQVITRKSKGEYRNLELFDSRDWGLMIYDEVHLLPAPVFRMTADLQSRRRLGLTATLVREDGREGDVFSLIGPKRFDAPWKDIEAQGWIAPADCVEVRVTLTDAERMAYAVAEPEERYKLCSTARTKIPVVKSILAQHQDAPTLIIGAYIDQLDELGEALDAPVIKGSTKTKEREALFDRFRAGELKVLVVSKVANFSIDLPEASVAIQVSGTFGSRQEEAQRLGRLLRPKHDGGQAHFYSVVSRDTLDAEYAAHRQRFLAEQGYAYRITDADDLLGPQIG from the coding sequence ATGGCCGACGGGCCGCTGATCGTCCAATCCGACAAGACCGTGCTCCTCGAGGTCGACCACGAACGGGCGAACCAGGCACGGCAGGCGATCGCGCCGTTCGCCGAGCTCGAACGTGCCCCCGAGCACATCCACACCTACCGGATCACCCCGCTGGCCCTGTGGAACGCCCGCGCCGCCGGTCACGACGCCGAGCAGGTCGTCGACGCGCTGGTCACCCATTCGCGCTTCGCGGTCCCGCAGGCCCTGCTCGTCGACATCGTCGACACGATGAGCCGCTACGGCCGCCTGCAGTTGGTCAAGCATCCCGCGCACGGGCTGTGCCTGGTCAGCCTCGACCGCGCGGTGCTCGAGGAGGTGATGCGCAACAAGAAGATGGCCCCGATGCTCGGGGCCCGCATCGACGACGACACGGTGCTGGTGCATCCCAGCGAACGTGGCCGCGTCAAGCAGCTGCTGCTCAAGATCGGCTGGCCCGCCGAGGACCTCGCCGGTTACGTCGACGGCGAGGCGCACCCGATCTCCCTGGACTTCGAGACCCACCCGTGGAAGCTGCGCGACTACCAGGAGATGGCCGCCGACTCGTTCTGGGACGGCGGCTCCGGTGTGGTGGTGCTGCCCTGCGGCGCCGGCAAGACGATGGTGGGTGCCGCGGCGATGGCGAAGGCCGGCGCGACCACCCTGATCCTGGTGACGAACACCGTCGCCGGCCGCCAGTGGAAGCGTGAGCTGATCGCCCGCACCTCGCTCACCGAGGACGAGATCGGCGAGTACTCGGGCGAGAAGAAGGAGATCCGCCCGGTGACCATCGCCACCTATCAGGTCATCACCCGCAAGTCGAAGGGCGAGTACCGCAATCTCGAGTTGTTCGACTCGCGCGACTGGGGCCTGATGATCTACGACGAGGTGCACCTGCTGCCGGCGCCGGTCTTCCGGATGACCGCCGACCTGCAGTCGCGGCGCCGCCTCGGCCTGACCGCGACGCTCGTGCGCGAGGACGGCCGCGAGGGCGACGTGTTCTCACTCATCGGCCCCAAGCGGTTCGACGCCCCGTGGAAGGACATCGAGGCGCAGGGCTGGATCGCCCCGGCCGACTGCGTGGAGGTCCGGGTGACCCTCACCGACGCCGAGCGCATGGCCTACGCCGTCGCGGAGCCGGAGGAGCGGTACAAGCTGTGCTCGACCGCGCGCACCAAGATCCCGGTGGTGAAGTCGATCCTCGCGCAGCACCAGGACGCCCCGACACTGATCATCGGCGCCTACATCGACCAGCTCGACGAGCTCGGCGAGGCCCTCGACGCTCCCGTGATCAAGGGGTCGACGAAGACGAAGGAACGCGAGGCGCTGTTCGACCGGTTCCGTGCCGGGGAACTGAAGGTGCTCGTCGTGTCGAAGGTCGCGAACTTCTCCATCGACCTGCCGGAGGCGTCGGTCGCGATCCAGGTGTCGGGCACCTTCGGGTCGCGGCAGGAGGAGGCGCAGCGGCTCGGACGGCTGTTGCGTCCCAAGCACGACGGCGGGCAGGCGCACTTCTACTCGGTCGTCTCGCGCGACACCCTCGACGCGGAGTACGCCGCGCACCGGCAGCGGTTCCTCGCCGAGCAGGGTTACGCCTACCGCATCACCGATGCCGACGATCTGCTCGGACCGCAGATCGGCTGA
- a CDS encoding GMC oxidoreductase, with the protein MSAQTQADAADVIVVGSGFGGAVTALRLAEQGRRVLVLEQGRRHTRDDFRAARRDPRRYLWMPELGLRGFFSQRVLAHVGIIGGVGVGGGSIVWAGVLLEPKDAFFTDPAWPSVTSGWRAQLAEHYRTAARMLGRATAPIEGPMDRHLGIVATRMGAGETYGPTPMAIWFGEEGVTVPDPFFGGEGPERTGCVMCGGCLVGCPYGSKNTLDLNYLWLAQRRGARIRPDSRVDSVAALPGGGYEVRLAGGESLRAPEVVLAAGVLGTVELLFRSKENGGLPHVSDRLGVGVRTNSEAITAVLADDVDADLTRGPTISSEFYPDERTHVTQNRYVGGWHMRFQLGPLVDGDDPRRRRRETLRALLARPDLQLRTMFARNFIRRLSAFTVMQNVENEIRLVFDRSPVRPWRRVLRSRGVDGRQAPSYLPQANAVAREFADSIGGRPLNLLLESVGGKSITAHVLGGAAIGTDATTGVIDTDHQVFGHPGLYVVDGSAIPANVGVNPSLTIAAMAERFAARYAERHRTGTARPTVTEAS; encoded by the coding sequence ATGTCAGCACAGACCCAGGCCGACGCCGCGGACGTGATCGTGGTCGGCAGCGGATTCGGTGGCGCCGTCACGGCGCTGCGATTGGCCGAACAGGGCCGCCGCGTCCTCGTCCTCGAACAGGGACGCCGGCACACCCGCGACGACTTCCGGGCGGCCCGCCGCGACCCGCGCCGCTACCTCTGGATGCCCGAACTGGGCCTGCGCGGCTTCTTCTCCCAGCGCGTCCTCGCTCATGTCGGCATCATCGGGGGCGTCGGGGTGGGCGGCGGCAGCATCGTCTGGGCCGGTGTGCTGCTCGAGCCGAAGGACGCCTTCTTCACCGATCCCGCCTGGCCGTCCGTGACGTCGGGCTGGCGCGCGCAACTCGCCGAGCACTACCGCACCGCCGCGCGGATGCTCGGCCGCGCCACCGCCCCGATCGAGGGCCCCATGGACCGGCACCTCGGCATCGTCGCGACACGCATGGGGGCGGGGGAAACGTACGGTCCGACCCCGATGGCAATCTGGTTCGGGGAGGAGGGCGTCACCGTCCCCGATCCCTTCTTCGGGGGTGAGGGCCCGGAGCGCACCGGCTGCGTGATGTGCGGCGGCTGCCTCGTCGGCTGCCCCTACGGCAGCAAGAACACCCTCGACCTCAACTACCTGTGGCTCGCGCAGCGGCGCGGCGCCCGGATCCGCCCCGACAGCCGCGTGGACTCCGTCGCCGCCCTGCCCGGCGGTGGCTACGAGGTGCGGCTCGCCGGCGGCGAGAGCCTGCGCGCCCCGGAGGTCGTGCTCGCCGCCGGTGTCCTCGGCACCGTCGAGCTGCTGTTTCGGTCCAAGGAGAACGGGGGGCTGCCGCACGTCTCCGACCGCCTCGGCGTCGGGGTGCGCACCAACTCGGAGGCCATCACCGCCGTCCTCGCCGACGACGTCGACGCCGACCTGACCCGCGGCCCGACGATCTCGAGCGAGTTCTATCCCGACGAGCGCACCCACGTCACCCAGAACCGCTACGTCGGCGGGTGGCACATGCGCTTCCAGCTCGGGCCGCTCGTCGACGGCGACGACCCGCGCCGTCGCCGCCGGGAGACCCTGCGGGCACTGCTCGCCCGTCCCGACCTGCAGCTGCGAACGATGTTCGCGCGCAACTTCATCCGACGTCTCAGTGCGTTCACCGTGATGCAGAACGTGGAGAACGAGATCCGCCTCGTGTTCGACCGGTCGCCGGTACGGCCGTGGCGCCGGGTCCTGCGCTCGCGCGGTGTGGACGGTCGGCAGGCACCGAGCTACCTGCCGCAGGCGAACGCGGTGGCCCGCGAGTTCGCCGACTCCATCGGCGGACGGCCGCTGAACCTGCTGCTCGAGAGCGTCGGCGGCAAGTCCATCACCGCGCACGTCCTCGGCGGGGCCGCGATCGGTACCGACGCGACCACCGGGGTGATCGACACCGACCACCAGGTCTTCGGCCACCCCGGCCTCTACGTGGTGGACGGCTCCGCCATCCCCGCCAACGTGGGGGTGAACCCGTCCCTGACCATCGCCGCGATGGCCGAACGATTCGCGGCCCGCTACGCCGAACGGCACCGCACCGGTACCGCTCGCCCGACCGTGACGGAGGCGTCATGA
- a CDS encoding helicase C-terminal domain-containing protein, with protein MPPTTPAPDSVPDSLALWLAGRRDSELAAALRARPDLVVPPPASMSVLASRAQQRASVFRAADELTTAEFGIIELLARAGAVDTPVPRAAVLEEIAGRTSAKNLDRILATLRSLLLVWGPNDALRLVPAAVDAVPWRVGRGEDTAVPAGTELDDLLVALPPEQRSILETLSRTSPVGRTRDAAPDTPADRPVQQLLAAGLLLRLDDETVELPHRVGQALRDDAPFEPAALTPPRAPKRTRAATDVNATAAGAALELLRHCENLLEVLGEQPAPVLRAGGLGVRELHRLGKGVGLDDQETALLVEVLAGAGLIARGLPDPPPASDDDHWAPTTATDAWLAASPAYRWAVLAGAWLDLGRRPWLVGRRDPNDKPIAALSDEVKSPTAARDRRLLLDVLSEIPADGPDVSALRAAAAWRRPRWAGRFDTVSVVETVREATFLGLVAHGCLASPGKALLHGGDAEAEMTAVLPEPVDHVLVQADLTVVAPGPLVPELAERIALVADIESAGAATVYRIGDASVRRALDAGLGASDLHTLFANHSRTPVPQSLTYLIDDVARRHGRLRAGVASSFVRADDPALLAEVLSSPVAATLALRAVAPTVAISQAPLADVLTELRAAGFAPAGEDASGAVVDLRPRGARVSVPRPRARYGGPTVPSDEQLDTLVRTLRAGDRAESASSTASARGDGSRSGGAATLALLQLAVHAKRSVSLGYVDAQGVATRRIVDPVSVGGGQLQAFDPATGSVRTFVLHRVSSVSLVD; from the coding sequence ATGCCCCCGACCACGCCCGCTCCCGACTCCGTCCCGGACTCGCTCGCCCTCTGGCTGGCCGGTCGCCGCGACTCCGAACTGGCCGCCGCGCTGCGCGCCCGCCCCGACCTCGTGGTGCCGCCACCTGCGAGTATGTCGGTCCTCGCGAGTCGCGCCCAGCAACGCGCCTCGGTGTTCCGGGCCGCCGACGAACTGACCACCGCCGAGTTCGGGATCATCGAGCTGCTGGCCCGGGCCGGCGCCGTCGACACTCCCGTCCCGCGCGCCGCCGTCCTCGAGGAGATCGCGGGACGGACCAGCGCGAAGAATCTCGACCGCATCCTCGCCACCCTCCGTTCCCTGCTGCTGGTGTGGGGGCCGAACGACGCCCTGCGGCTCGTTCCCGCCGCCGTCGACGCCGTGCCGTGGCGGGTGGGACGCGGTGAGGACACCGCGGTCCCGGCCGGCACGGAGCTCGACGACCTGCTCGTTGCACTTCCGCCGGAGCAGCGCAGCATCCTCGAGACCCTCTCGCGCACCTCTCCGGTGGGTCGCACCCGCGACGCGGCGCCGGATACTCCCGCCGACCGGCCCGTCCAGCAGTTGCTCGCGGCCGGTCTGCTGCTGCGCCTCGACGACGAGACCGTCGAACTGCCCCACCGGGTGGGTCAGGCCCTGCGCGACGACGCGCCCTTCGAACCCGCCGCCCTCACACCGCCGCGCGCCCCGAAACGCACCCGTGCGGCCACCGACGTCAACGCCACCGCGGCCGGTGCCGCCCTGGAACTGCTGCGGCACTGCGAGAACCTGCTCGAGGTGCTCGGCGAGCAACCCGCGCCGGTCCTGCGGGCCGGTGGGCTCGGCGTTCGTGAACTGCACCGTCTCGGCAAGGGGGTCGGGCTCGACGACCAGGAGACGGCGCTGCTCGTCGAGGTCCTGGCCGGCGCGGGACTGATCGCGCGGGGTCTGCCCGATCCGCCCCCGGCCTCCGACGACGACCACTGGGCGCCCACCACCGCGACGGACGCCTGGCTCGCCGCCTCCCCCGCCTACCGATGGGCGGTCCTCGCCGGGGCGTGGCTCGATCTGGGGCGGCGGCCGTGGCTCGTCGGCCGCCGCGACCCGAACGACAAGCCGATCGCCGCGCTGTCCGACGAGGTGAAGTCCCCGACCGCCGCCCGCGACCGGCGGCTGCTGCTCGACGTGCTGTCCGAGATCCCCGCGGACGGTCCGGACGTGAGCGCGCTGCGGGCGGCCGCGGCCTGGCGGCGGCCCCGCTGGGCCGGGCGGTTCGACACCGTCTCGGTGGTCGAGACCGTCCGCGAGGCGACCTTCCTCGGACTCGTCGCGCACGGCTGCCTCGCATCGCCCGGCAAGGCGCTGCTCCACGGCGGCGACGCGGAGGCCGAGATGACCGCGGTACTGCCCGAACCCGTCGACCACGTGCTCGTCCAGGCCGATCTGACGGTGGTCGCACCCGGCCCGCTCGTCCCCGAACTCGCCGAACGGATCGCGCTGGTGGCCGACATCGAGTCGGCGGGCGCCGCCACGGTCTACCGCATCGGCGACGCCAGCGTGCGCCGCGCCCTCGACGCCGGTCTCGGCGCGAGCGACCTGCACACCCTGTTCGCGAACCATTCGCGCACACCGGTGCCGCAGTCGCTCACCTATCTCATCGACGACGTCGCGCGCCGGCACGGCCGCCTGCGGGCGGGGGTGGCGAGTTCGTTCGTGCGCGCCGACGATCCCGCCCTGCTCGCGGAGGTGCTGTCCTCCCCCGTCGCCGCGACACTGGCGTTGCGGGCCGTGGCGCCGACCGTCGCGATCTCGCAGGCGCCGCTGGCCGATGTGCTCACCGAGCTGCGGGCCGCGGGCTTCGCCCCGGCCGGTGAGGACGCCTCGGGCGCGGTGGTGGATCTGCGGCCGCGCGGCGCGCGGGTGTCCGTGCCGCGGCCCCGGGCCCGGTACGGCGGCCCGACCGTCCCCAGCGACGAGCAGCTCGACACGCTCGTGCGCACGTTGCGGGCCGGGGACCGTGCCGAGTCGGCGTCGTCGACGGCGTCGGCGCGGGGGGACGGCAGCCGTTCGGGTGGTGCCGCGACCCTCGCCCTGCTGCAGCTGGCCGTGCACGCCAAGCGCAGCGTCTCCCTCGGCTACGTGGACGCACAGGGGGTCGCGACGCGGCGGATCGTCGATCCGGTGTCGGTGGGCGGGGGCCAGTTGCAGGCCTTCGATCCCGCGACCGGTTCGGTGCGCACCTTCGTGCTGCACCGGGTCAGTTCGGTGTCCCTGGTCGACTGA
- a CDS encoding transglycosylase family protein: MSGRHRKPTNTGRTVAKFALTGAVLGVTGVTFSGTANAAPDSDWDRLAQCESGGNWAINTGNGYHGGLQFSPSTWNAYGGSQYAPTANQATREQQIAVAERVLAGQGWGAWPSCSSSLGLTSAATPRTVDAVPAAPIVETPAPAVTPQLPAGIDVAQLPAEVQNLLAGFEQGVTALQDAGIELDPNILDAVRTVLAAQ, from the coding sequence ATGAGCGGACGCCATCGCAAGCCCACCAATACCGGTCGTACCGTCGCCAAGTTCGCGCTGACCGGAGCCGTCCTCGGTGTCACCGGTGTCACGTTCAGCGGCACCGCGAACGCCGCTCCCGACTCCGACTGGGACCGCCTCGCACAGTGCGAGTCCGGCGGCAACTGGGCCATCAACACCGGCAACGGCTACCACGGTGGCCTGCAGTTCTCGCCGAGCACCTGGAACGCCTACGGCGGCTCGCAGTACGCCCCCACCGCCAACCAGGCCACCCGTGAGCAGCAGATCGCCGTCGCCGAGCGCGTGCTCGCCGGCCAGGGCTGGGGCGCATGGCCCTCCTGCTCGTCCAGCCTGGGCCTGACCAGCGCCGCGACGCCGCGCACCGTCGACGCCGTCCCGGCCGCGCCGATCGTCGAGACCCCCGCACCGGCCGTCACCCCGCAGCTCCCCGCGGGCATCGACGTCGCTCAGCTCCCGGCCGAGGTCCAGAACCTCCTCGCCGGTTTCGAGCAGGGTGTCACCGCTCTGCAGGATGCGGGCATCGAGCTCGACCCGAACATCCTCGACGCCGTGCGCACCGTTCTGGCCGCGCAGTAA
- a CDS encoding YccF domain-containing protein has translation MRVLLNIIWLIFGGLWLALGYFAAGVICCILIITIPFGIASFRIGVYALWPFGKTTVDKPTAGAASLIGNVIWILVAGIWLALGHIASAIAMAITIIGIPLAVANLKMVPISLMPLGKDIVSVDSRPGYL, from the coding sequence ATGAGGGTCCTGCTCAACATCATCTGGCTGATCTTCGGTGGTCTGTGGCTGGCCCTGGGTTACTTCGCCGCCGGGGTGATCTGCTGCATCCTCATCATCACCATCCCGTTCGGTATCGCCTCGTTCCGGATCGGGGTCTATGCGCTGTGGCCGTTCGGGAAGACGACGGTCGACAAGCCGACGGCCGGTGCGGCCTCGCTCATCGGCAACGTCATCTGGATCCTCGTCGCGGGGATCTGGCTGGCTCTGGGGCACATCGCCTCCGCGATCGCGATGGCGATCACCATCATCGGCATCCCCCTCGCCGTCGCGAATCTGAAGATGGTGCCGATCTCCCTCATGCCGCTCGGCAAGGACATCGTCTCCGTGGACAGCCGTCCAGGTTACCTGTGA
- a CDS encoding cold-shock protein → MPTGRVKWYDVEKGFGFLSQDEGEDVYVRASALPEGVEALKPGQRVEFGMAVGRRGPQALKVEILEQPTLRQGRREAPAQQKRRTPDELHGMIEDMIKLLEAAVQPDLRRGRYPDRKTGQRISEVMRAIARELDH, encoded by the coding sequence GTGCCGACCGGCAGGGTGAAGTGGTACGACGTCGAGAAGGGCTTCGGCTTCCTGTCCCAGGACGAGGGAGAGGACGTGTATGTGCGCGCCTCCGCGCTGCCGGAGGGAGTCGAGGCGCTGAAACCGGGTCAGCGCGTCGAGTTCGGCATGGCGGTGGGCCGTCGCGGGCCGCAGGCCCTGAAGGTGGAGATCCTCGAGCAGCCCACGCTGCGGCAGGGCCGCCGGGAGGCACCGGCCCAGCAGAAGCGGCGCACGCCCGACGAGCTGCACGGGATGATCGAGGACATGATCAAGCTGCTCGAGGCGGCGGTCCAGCCCGACCTGCGTCGCGGCCGCTATCCCGACCGCAAGACCGGGCAGCGGATCTCCGAGGTCATGCGGGCCATCGCTCGCGAACTCGACCACTAG
- a CDS encoding DUF2771 domain-containing protein produces MKARTKKTLALLLVALVVVAAGVAATVWKLVDSAEPALPTITAYAYGETVTVAPAQHCNLYLEDCVEHPLGELYVPAGYPLQLSLPAEISDAPWRMITVYGDTRTGQTFLDGQMFEAGAQRAVTVPSDPALQLLGVEIQLPSAVVDEAGEPIAHAVWAIRTF; encoded by the coding sequence GTGAAGGCTCGGACGAAGAAGACTCTTGCGCTGCTGCTGGTGGCCCTGGTGGTCGTGGCCGCCGGTGTGGCCGCCACGGTCTGGAAGCTGGTCGACTCGGCCGAGCCCGCCCTTCCGACCATCACGGCCTACGCGTACGGCGAGACGGTGACCGTCGCCCCCGCCCAGCACTGCAATCTCTACCTCGAGGACTGTGTGGAGCACCCCCTCGGCGAGCTCTACGTTCCCGCCGGCTACCCGCTGCAGCTGTCGCTGCCGGCGGAGATCTCCGACGCCCCGTGGCGGATGATCACCGTCTACGGCGACACGCGGACCGGCCAGACCTTCCTCGACGGGCAGATGTTCGAGGCGGGTGCCCAGCGCGCGGTGACCGTCCCCAGCGACCCGGCGCTGCAGCTGCTCGGCGTCGAGATCCAGCTGCCGTCGGCCGTGGTCGACGAGGCGGGCGAGCCGATCGCGCACGCCGTCTGGGCCATCCGGACGTTCTGA